CCGACTTTACCGAGGATCTGAAGAAAATCAATTTACCAGTGCTGGTGATGCACGGCGATGACGATCAAATCGTCCCCTACTCAGAATCCGGACCCTTGTCGGCCAAGCTCTTGAAGAAGGGCATCTTGAAGACCTACAAAGGCTTCCCGCATGGCATGCCGACGACGCAGGCGGAGGTCATCAACACTGATCTGGCGAACTTCATCAAGGCCTGATCGGCCGAAGCCGGAGACAGCTGCCTGGTCTGCTTCGACGCGGACCAGCAATAGTTGCCCCCTGGCCTATGCCGGGGGGTGATCGAGGACATTCAGTATATTGTCACCCACCTCAGCGCTCGCATGGGGTCGCGCTCGTCATGCGCCGCAATGCCTCAGGTCCTTTCGCCGCCATGGCGATTCCTGCCGCGATAAGTATGCTGGCCAGGAAGACTGACGACCAGTCTCGGTCCGTCACCCGCGCGGCCAACGCCAGGCTGAGCATCGACAGTACGGGCGTGGCGTAGCCGAGAATGCCGACTTGCGCGGCATTGCCGCCTCGCATCGCAACGTCCCAAAGCACGAAGGCGACACCGAGCGGTCCGAGGCCGATCGCCAGTACCCATCCCATGTCGGCGGCGGATATTGCGGTGCGGGGTTCGAATGCAAGGTGGCTGGCGAGGGCCAGTATGCCGGCGCCCAGGCAGAAGCCGCCCGTCGCCCACGATGAAAACGGCGGCAACCAGCGCGTGCCCAGCGAATAGACGGCCCATACGAAGGCTGCGAGCAATGCGAGGGCATAGCCGGCGGCGTGATCGCTGCTGAACGCCACTGCGCCCGAGCCGGAGGTGATGGCAATGACGCAGCCGGCAAAGGCCAGCAGGGCGCCAAGCAGGCTGGCAGCGCATTCTGTTCCGCGCCAGGCTGTTGTGCCCAGCAGTACCAGGATCAGCGGCCACAGATAGTTGATGAGATTCGCCTCCACGATCGGTGCCATCCGGAAGGCCATGACGAGGCCGGCGTTATAGATGAACAGGCACCCCACGCCGAATGCGAGCGTGCGAAACGGCACGCGCCAGGCGCGCACGCGATGCAGGCAGGTGAGGCTTCCCGCCGAAAGTGCCAGCCCGGTCAGCAACAGCGGCGGCAAGTCTGGCACGTACGACACCAGCGTGGCGAACGACGCCCAAAGCAGAATCGCGCCGGTCGCGCAGATCCAGGCCAGCATGCTCATGCCGCTGCTCCCGTCATGCGGGTTATCGGTGAGGGCGCTGAAAACGCCCCGGGGTTTTCCCCGTTGAAATTCGTCATGAAGTCGATGCCGAGAGCGCGGATCCGGTCAGTCATGAAGTCGATAAACACGCGTATACGTGTGGGAAGGTGCTGGCGGCTCAGGTAGCAGATGTAATGGCCGCGATCGTCCGGCGCGTGCCGGGCCAAGGCGATTCCGAGTTCATTGTTTGCGACATGATCCCGGATCTGGTAGCCGGCCATTTGTGCGATCCCCCAGCCTTGCAGCACTGCGTGCAGCACGAGGTCCGCATCGTTGAATGTCATCCGCGCCTTGGGCAGGACCTTGCGCACGATGCCGTCGACCTTGAACTCCCATTCGAAGATGCGCCCGCTGGAGAAACGGAAGTTGATGCATTCGTGGTGTGCCAGGTCGTCCAGTGTCTCCGGCAGTCCGTGCCGCGCCACATACGACGGCGCCGCGCATAGTGCCATCTGCATCGGGATCAGTTGCTTGGCGATGATGCTGGAATCCTCGATCCGCCCATTGCGGAATGCGACATCGATCTGCGCCGATGCGAAGTCCGTCGGCCGGTCATCCAGCAGCAGGTCGATGGCAATGTCCGGATAGGTCTTGACGAAGCTGTCGAGCAACGGTGCCACGACCTTTCGGCCAAAACCCACGGTGGCGCTTATGCGCAGCTGGCCACGCGGGGGGCCCTCGCGCAACTCCAGCATGTCGTTCATGGCTTCTACGATATGCGTGACGCCCTTGTGGCAGTTCTCGAAGAAGCGCTGACCTTCGCGCGTGAGCTGTGTCGTGCGCGTGGTGCGCAGGAAGAGTCTGGTGCTCAACTGTGTTTCCAGCTTTTGCACGTTGCGGCTCACGGCCGATCGCCCGATGCCGAGGCGCTCGCCGGCTTTGGCGAAGCTGCCTTCGCTGGCCACGGCCATGAATGCCATGATCCCCGCGTAGCTCGCGGCAAAGCTTGTCGACAGCGCGTCAGAGCGATTCGGCGGGCTGATGCGGAAACTGCGGTCCAATACGCCCGCCTGTTGCGTCGATTCCATGTGTTTTTTCCCCAATGCATTGCGCTGCCTGGTGTCGGCTGTCTTGCGAGCGGCGCTCAATGGCCGCCGGAGCCTGGCGGTGTGCAGGCGCACGGAAAAGCGTGCGCCGCCACCGGGCCGGCATTCCACACGGATGCTGCCGCCGGGGCCGCTCACGATGCGCTGGCAGATTGCCAGTCGCATCCCCACCCCGCCATCCCCGGTCGTATAGAACGCGTCGCACAGGCGTAGCACGGCGTCGCCGGCAAAGCCGCAGCTACGGTCGCTGACCGCCACGACGGCGTCGTGCGTGTCGGCGGCCAGGTGCAGGATCATTTGGCGTGTCTGCCGTGGTGTGTCCCCATGGTAATGAGCGCTTAATAGACCGTAAATGACAGCGATCCCATTTTTTCTGCCAGGCTGCCGGCCGTCCGGGTCACGTCACGACAATGTCATCCGGCATTGGTGCATTTCGGGAAACGGCGTTGCGCTCCGGACTCCCTTGTGACGCACCCACGCGCGCACTAGACTCGCGGCCACATTGCCCTGTCGCCACGACACCCGCCGGACTGACCGACCCGGGACGCCTGGCCTATGCCTGAGAGTCGTGCGATGCCACCGGATGTGACATACGGAAGCCGAGGATGACAGCACTATCGATACGCGAGGCCGTCGAGCGACAGGCATGTACCGGGGAGATTGCCGTCGTGCAGCAGCGCCCGCTGGCCGTCCTGTTATGGTCCGGGCACCGGCTTGCGCGGGATTGCCCTATTGGCATAGCATCGCTCGATGCCCGCGATTCCTCTCATGCTTCAACATCAGTCGCTCCCCACCTCAGAGAACATTGAAGACATGCCGCGCAACATCCTGTTCGTGGCGTATCCCGATGTCAGCCTGCTCGATCTCGCCGGACCGCAGACCGTGTTCTGGGCCGCGTCCAACTACGCGCGGGCGCGCGGGATGGCGGGTTACCGGTGCCACACCACCAGCTTCACCGGTGGAATGGTTGCAACGGTGGAGGGCACCGCAATGAGTTCGGTGTCCCTGGCGTCGTTCGACCTGCGGGTCGTCGACACGGTGATCGTACCGGGGTCACCCACGATTCTTGAGGTCGCGAAGAACGAGACGGCGCTGATCGACTGGCTGGCAACGGCGTCGGGCAGGATCCGGCGCATGGCCTCTGTGTGCAGCGGTGCATTCCTGCTGGCATTCGCGGGCTTGCTGGACGGCAAGCGCGCCACCACGCACTGGGCCATGCTGGACCGGTTCCGCGCATTGTTCCCCACTGTGGACCTCGATCCCGACGCGATCTTCGTGCAGCAGCAAAACCTCTGGACGTCGGCCGGCGTGACCACCGGCATCGACCTGGCCCTGGCGATGGTGGAAGCCGACTACGGACACGAGGTCGCGCTCAATTCCGCCAAGGAGCTGGCGGTCTACATGAAACGCCCCGGAGCCCAGCCGCAGTTGAGCGAGATCCTGATCTCCCAGAGCCGGCAGGTGCCGGTGTTTGAATCTCTGCATTTGTGGATCCTGCAGAACCTCTCCACGCAGGAGTTGTCCGTCGAACAGCTTGCCGACCGTGTCGGCATGAGTCCGCGTAATTTTGCGCGCATCTACAAGGAAAAGACGGGGCGCACGCCGGCCAAAGGCGTGGAGCATTTCAGGCTCGAAGCGGCGCGGCGGCAGTTGCAGGATCCGGGTCGGCCGCTCGACGTCATCGCGCGCGAGTGCGGCTTCGGCAGCGAAGAGCGGATGCGCGTGACGTTCCAGCGCCACTTTGGACTGTCTCCAAGTGAGTACCGGCTGAAGGTCAACCGCTAGGATCGCTCGCTCCGCTCCCGGATCCGATTGATGCGGAAAAGGAAACACCGTGGGTCCGGCACCGGTCTGGTGCCGGCCCGCGGCCACACGTAGCATGCAGGTACCGTGGTCAGGCTCCACTTGCCTGCATGGAGATGCGTCACCTCGTGCAGCGCTGCCTGCAGGCGACCGGCGACCGGCGACAAGCGCGCCATCGTGGCAGGTCCGGCGTCGCTCTGTTTCGGCAGCACGTCAGGAGGGCGCGCTTGTGCCGGACGGCGAGGCACGGCTTGGACACATCCACTACGGGAAGGGATTCGTCAGACAAGAAAAGGCGGAGACGATGATGGATAGCGAGCGGTTGCAGCCTCCGCCATTGACCTTGCTCGACAGATATCGGGGACAGGGATTCTTGGCGCTGTACACCACGACGGTCACGGTGTCCGGAGGCGAGGCCGCGCATGGCCGGGCGTCCGGCATGGCAAGGTCCGACGATGGCAATCTCATCCTCGACCTGCGACTGCCCGCGGCGATGGGCGGCCCCGGCAGCGGTACCAATCCCGAGCAGCTTTTCGCCGCGGGCTATGCCGCCTGCTTTCACGGGGCACTGAGTCTTCTTGCCCGACGCGCGCGGGTCGACACGACCCGGGCGACGGTGGCGGTCGAGGTGTCCTTCGGCCGCGATCCCGTTGATGGCGGCTACGCGCTGATTGCCGAGATTCGCGTCCGCATGCCGGGCGTAGAGCGGCGCCAGGCCGAGGAACTGGTACGCAACACCGAGCGTCTTTGTCCTTACGCCAAGATGGCTCGCGAGGGCATTCACAGCGTCGTGAGCGTGATCGACTGACTGCATGAAACCTCTAGGTCTTCCCAGCCGACATACCCGAATTGAAGGCTGCCTATTGGCGGGCAGAGTTTGCCCAGCGTTCCGCCTGGCCGGCAAGCTCCGCTGCGACAAAGTCCACCAGTACGCTTACGCGCGCCGGGATACGGCGGCCGAAGCCGTGCAGCACCTGCAGCGGTACCGCGAGTAGCGCCAGGGCGGGCACGACGCGCTGCAGCCGGCCGGCATCGAGATCAGCCTGCACGGAGAGCTGCAGCAGTTGCGCGATACCGAGGCCGTTGAGCGCCGCCGTGCGCATCGCGGCGCCATTGTCGGCATCGAACGATCCCTTTGTCTGCAGCCGCGTGCCGTCGGCAAGCGTGACCGGCATGACTTGTCCGGCCAGCCGATAACGCACATGGCGATGGTGCAGCAGGTCCGCCGCCGTGCGAGGCTCCCCGTAACTTTCCAGGTACGCAGGCGACGCCACGAGCACCAGAGGAAGGTTTGTCAGGTGCCGTGCATGCAGGCCGCTGTCAGTTGCGTGACCGGCGCGAAAGGCCACGTCGAACCCCTCGCGGATCAGATCGGCGTGCTGGTCGCTGAAGCTGACGTCCAGCGACAGACGCGGATGGCGCGGCATTAGTTTCGCCGCGATCGCGGCCAGCAAGGTAGTGCCCAGATCGCCCGGCATGCTGATGCGAAGATGACCTGCCACCGCCGTCTCCGATGGCGCGACCAACCCCTCGCTTGCTTCTTCCAGTCCCCGTACCAGCGGCGCGACGCGTCGGTAGAAGACGGCCCCTTCGTCGGTCAATGCGAAGGCGCGGGTAGATCGGTGAAAGAGCTTCACGCCTAACCTGGCTTCAAGTCGCGACACGCTCTTCGAAATGGCCGATGGCGTCGTGCCGAGGAGCCTGGCAGCACCGGTGAACGAACCCGCTTCCACCGCACGGACAAAGGCTGAAAGGCCATGGAGACGTTCTATCGACATAGAAGACAATGTGGCACAAGTCATGCGTCCATTGTAGGACTGCCCCGCTTGCGACGGATCCCTTAGATTTTCAACCTCATCCAACAGGAATGTCGAGGTACACGATGAGCAAGCTTGAAGGAAAGGTCGCGGTCATTACGGGTGGGAACAGCGGCATAGGATTGGCGATGGCAAGGCGGTTCGTCAACGAGGGGGCCCAGGTGCTCATCGTTGGCCGGCGTGGTGACGCCGTTGACGCGGCGGTAGCCGAACTGGGACCGCGGGCGCTTGGCCTGACCGGCGATATCGCCGATCTGTCCACGCATGATCGTGTGTCGGCAGAGGTCACC
The sequence above is a segment of the Cupriavidus sp. MP-37 genome. Coding sequences within it:
- a CDS encoding DMT family transporter, encoding MSMLAWICATGAILLWASFATLVSYVPDLPPLLLTGLALSAGSLTCLHRVRAWRVPFRTLAFGVGCLFIYNAGLVMAFRMAPIVEANLINYLWPLILVLLGTTAWRGTECAASLLGALLAFAGCVIAITSGSGAVAFSSDHAAGYALALLAAFVWAVYSLGTRWLPPFSSWATGGFCLGAGILALASHLAFEPRTAISAADMGWVLAIGLGPLGVAFVLWDVAMRGGNAAQVGILGYATPVLSMLSLALAARVTDRDWSSVFLASILIAAGIAMAAKGPEALRRMTSATPCER
- a CDS encoding LysR family transcriptional regulator; this encodes MESTQQAGVLDRSFRISPPNRSDALSTSFAASYAGIMAFMAVASEGSFAKAGERLGIGRSAVSRNVQKLETQLSTRLFLRTTRTTQLTREGQRFFENCHKGVTHIVEAMNDMLELREGPPRGQLRISATVGFGRKVVAPLLDSFVKTYPDIAIDLLLDDRPTDFASAQIDVAFRNGRIEDSSIIAKQLIPMQMALCAAPSYVARHGLPETLDDLAHHECINFRFSSGRIFEWEFKVDGIVRKVLPKARMTFNDADLVLHAVLQGWGIAQMAGYQIRDHVANNELGIALARHAPDDRGHYICYLSRQHLPTRIRVFIDFMTDRIRALGIDFMTNFNGENPGAFSAPSPITRMTGAAA
- a CDS encoding GlxA family transcriptional regulator; translated protein: MPRNILFVAYPDVSLLDLAGPQTVFWAASNYARARGMAGYRCHTTSFTGGMVATVEGTAMSSVSLASFDLRVVDTVIVPGSPTILEVAKNETALIDWLATASGRIRRMASVCSGAFLLAFAGLLDGKRATTHWAMLDRFRALFPTVDLDPDAIFVQQQNLWTSAGVTTGIDLALAMVEADYGHEVALNSAKELAVYMKRPGAQPQLSEILISQSRQVPVFESLHLWILQNLSTQELSVEQLADRVGMSPRNFARIYKEKTGRTPAKGVEHFRLEAARRQLQDPGRPLDVIARECGFGSEERMRVTFQRHFGLSPSEYRLKVNR
- a CDS encoding Ohr family peroxiredoxin, with protein sequence MDSERLQPPPLTLLDRYRGQGFLALYTTTVTVSGGEAAHGRASGMARSDDGNLILDLRLPAAMGGPGSGTNPEQLFAAGYAACFHGALSLLARRARVDTTRATVAVEVSFGRDPVDGGYALIAEIRVRMPGVERRQAEELVRNTERLCPYAKMAREGIHSVVSVID
- a CDS encoding LysR substrate-binding domain-containing protein, with amino-acid sequence MDEVENLRDPSQAGQSYNGRMTCATLSSMSIERLHGLSAFVRAVEAGSFTGAARLLGTTPSAISKSVSRLEARLGVKLFHRSTRAFALTDEGAVFYRRVAPLVRGLEEASEGLVAPSETAVAGHLRISMPGDLGTTLLAAIAAKLMPRHPRLSLDVSFSDQHADLIREGFDVAFRAGHATDSGLHARHLTNLPLVLVASPAYLESYGEPRTAADLLHHRHVRYRLAGQVMPVTLADGTRLQTKGSFDADNGAAMRTAALNGLGIAQLLQLSVQADLDAGRLQRVVPALALLAVPLQVLHGFGRRIPARVSVLVDFVAAELAGQAERWANSARQ